The DNA segment ATGGATGTCAATGAGGAAGGAACAGCTAACTTAGTGAACTTGTGTGTGGAGAAAAAAATTAGAAAATTTTGCTTTGTAAGCTCCGTTGCTACTCTGGGAAACTCGAAAAATGGAGAAATGATTGATGAGTTTTCTTATTGGCAAGGAGGTAGAGATCACTCAGCTTATAGCATGAGTAAGTTTAGGGCGGAGATGCAGGTTTGGAGAGCTACCAAAGAAGGATTAAATGCTGTTATTGTGAACCCTTCGGTTGTTATTGGGCCCGGAGATTGGGGGCAAGGTAGTCCTAAGATCATAAAAACAGTGTATAAAGGTCTGCGTTTTTATACACCTGGAGGTACCGGTTTTGTAGATGTTAGAGATGTGGTGGCGGCCATGATCAAGCTGGTGGAGAGCCCGGTGAAGAATGAACGTTTTATCTTGAATGGTGCCAACTTATCTTATCAGTCCTTTTTTACCCAGGTGGCAAATGGCCTCCAGGTGAAGTTGCCCAGGTTCAAAGCAAACAAAAGATTGGTGGCACTGGCCTGGCGCTTCGAAAAGCTGAGGAATATATTATTTGGGGCCGAGCCTTTAATCACTAAAGATTCTGCCCGAACTTCGCTAAAAACAACTAAATATTCAGGGAGTCTGATTTCTAAATTTGTTGCATTTGAATACACGCCCATAGAGGATACTATCAACGATACTACCCAGTATTTTTTAAAGACTCAATAGGGTACTTGCCTTTGCTGTTCGTAGCTTTATTTTTTCATCTTAGAGACGCCTCCTGAAACGATAAATTTCATCACCTCTGCAGAATTGGCCTTGATGGGTGTTATCTGTTTTCTGGGTACCAAATAAAGTTCACCTAGCATGCCGTATGAGCTGGGCAGATATACACCTACCATATCGTTTACGCCTAGTTCTTCAAGTTTTATGTTGGTGATAAATCCCAAACGGTGTATAATACCTATGTCATCTAACTTCACAATGACGGGCTGGTTGAATTTTTTTTCGCCACCCACAAAGGCAGACAATAGATCTTTAACCGAGGTGTAAATCATTTTAACCAAAGGGGCTTTTTTCATCATCCGGTCATATGCCACCGAAATGGGGGAGGAGATCATTCGTTGTCCGATGTACCCGATGAGTGTTAGTAATACCAAGATAAGTGCCAATCCCACCCCGGGAAAATTGTACTTGGCTAAAATGCCCTTTTGAAAGAATGCCCGATCCATCAGTAGACCATCGATCCATACAATAGCAAAGATGATGACGTAAATGGTAACTGCCAGGGGTACCACATAAAGAATGCCTTGTAGAAAATAGCGTATTAGTTTTTTCATGTTTAAAAATTAGCGAAACTTCACTAGTCAGTACAAATTTCAATCATTCACTTGTGTGTCCGATTATTTGCCCTGGCCATGCCCGTTTCATGTGTCTCTTTTTTTATATTTTTATTGCTTTGGTAGTTTTGCTAGTTCGTCTTTCTGCTTTTTTGTGAGCTTAGCCCATACCAATGCATAGGAATGATCAATAAGTGATTTGATAAAATCAGGTTGTAAGCCACCGTTTATTTTTACGGTGTTCCAATGCTTTTTGTTCATGTGATAGCCTGGGGTGATGGACGCATACTGCTCGCGAAGGGTAATGGCCTTTTCCGGGTCACATTTTAGGTTGATGGATAATTCCCCTTCTAGTTTGGTGAGGGCAAACATCTTGCCCATCACTTTAAATACCAATG comes from the Saccharicrinis fermentans DSM 9555 = JCM 21142 genome and includes:
- a CDS encoding NAD-dependent epimerase/dehydratase family protein; amino-acid sequence: MILVTGGTGLVGAHLLYHLLQGGGQVRVLKRASSNIEKTRFVFNFYGPTAQGLFEKIEWVNGDLLDYESLESALMDIEVVYHTGALVSFNPSLKNEMMDVNEEGTANLVNLCVEKKIRKFCFVSSVATLGNSKNGEMIDEFSYWQGGRDHSAYSMSKFRAEMQVWRATKEGLNAVIVNPSVVIGPGDWGQGSPKIIKTVYKGLRFYTPGGTGFVDVRDVVAAMIKLVESPVKNERFILNGANLSYQSFFTQVANGLQVKLPRFKANKRLVALAWRFEKLRNILFGAEPLITKDSARTSLKTTKYSGSLISKFVAFEYTPIEDTINDTTQYFLKTQ
- a CDS encoding DUF502 domain-containing protein, which encodes MKKLIRYFLQGILYVVPLAVTIYVIIFAIVWIDGLLMDRAFFQKGILAKYNFPGVGLALILVLLTLIGYIGQRMISSPISVAYDRMMKKAPLVKMIYTSVKDLLSAFVGGEKKFNQPVIVKLDDIGIIHRLGFITNIKLEELGVNDMVGVYLPSSYGMLGELYLVPRKQITPIKANSAEVMKFIVSGGVSKMKK
- a CDS encoding MmcQ/YjbR family DNA-binding protein — encoded protein: MHIEEIRNYCLSKKGTSEELPFDEVTLVFKVMGKMFALTKLEGELSINLKCDPEKAITLREQYASITPGYHMNKKHWNTVKINGGLQPDFIKSLIDHSYALVWAKLTKKQKDELAKLPKQ